A genomic window from Sphingobacterium spiritivorum includes:
- a CDS encoding peptidylprolyl isomerase, translating into MIKFKISFALFISLCFFTISQAQSKKILVHTNYGDFKVLLYDYTAHHQQLLLDAIQSGVYTNAQFNRVISDFVVQGGELDEDILSEEAKSPSKPPVRLAPEFDTRAFHKIGALGAGRDNNPTKSSFLNQLYFVVGKKVTVQDLDALEKKKGIVYSKEQREEYLKNGGQPRLDHDYTVFGEIYEGLDVIMKISKAKTSSADLPVDKVTFSLTVIE; encoded by the coding sequence ATGATAAAATTTAAAATAAGCTTTGCTCTATTTATATCTCTTTGTTTCTTCACCATCAGTCAGGCACAGTCCAAAAAGATATTGGTGCATACAAACTACGGAGATTTTAAGGTATTGTTATATGATTATACAGCACATCACCAGCAACTTCTCCTTGATGCTATACAAAGCGGAGTCTATACAAACGCACAGTTTAATCGTGTAATTTCAGATTTTGTTGTGCAGGGCGGAGAGCTTGACGAAGATATTCTTTCAGAAGAAGCTAAATCTCCTTCAAAACCACCTGTTCGTCTTGCTCCTGAATTTGATACACGTGCATTTCATAAAATAGGTGCATTGGGAGCAGGCCGGGACAATAATCCTACCAAATCTTCTTTTCTGAATCAGCTCTATTTTGTTGTGGGCAAAAAAGTAACTGTTCAGGATCTTGATGCATTGGAGAAGAAAAAGGGGATTGTATATAGCAAAGAACAACGGGAAGAATACCTCAAAAATGGTGGACAGCCGAGACTCGATCATGATTATACAGTATTTGGTGAAATATATGAAGGTCTGGATGTGATTATGAAGATCAGTAAGGCAAAAACCTCTTCTGCCGATTTGCCTGTAGATAAAGTTACATTTTCCCTTACTGTAATCGAATAA
- the pnuC gene encoding nicotinamide riboside transporter PnuC, which produces MQDFFQQIARQFVQTSLLEWIGTITGFLCVYLAARQHILNWPVSIISVTIYAYLFYHSKLYGDAVLQIYFLGTAVYGWFYWIKRKKEADKPIVSFTNRQMLWTIGIILLLTAALGTFLDHQTNSDVPYIDGFCTAVSFVAQFLMTRKVLQNWLLWVFVDICYIPLYYHKDLLLTAVLYLAFAVIAWNGYKDWKKTYLMS; this is translated from the coding sequence ATGCAAGACTTTTTTCAACAAATTGCCCGGCAGTTTGTCCAGACTTCTTTACTCGAATGGATAGGCACAATTACCGGATTTCTCTGCGTCTATCTTGCAGCCAGACAACATATCCTCAACTGGCCTGTCAGCATAATCAGTGTAACCATCTACGCCTATCTTTTTTACCATAGCAAACTCTACGGAGATGCAGTATTACAGATTTATTTTCTCGGAACTGCGGTATACGGCTGGTTTTACTGGATCAAAAGAAAAAAAGAAGCCGACAAACCTATTGTAAGCTTTACAAACCGTCAGATGTTATGGACCATAGGTATCATTTTGCTTCTGACAGCAGCTCTCGGAACTTTTCTTGATCATCAGACTAACTCGGATGTACCCTACATTGATGGCTTCTGTACGGCTGTAAGCTTCGTGGCTCAATTCCTGATGACCCGAAAAGTATTACAAAACTGGCTGTTATGGGTATTTGTAGACATCTGTTATATCCCGCTTTACTATCATAAGGATTTATTACTGACAGCAGTCCTGTATCTTGCATTTGCAGTCATTGCCTGGAATGGATATAAAGACTGGAAAAAGACATATTTAATGTCCTGA
- a CDS encoding BrxA/BrxB family bacilliredoxin, with product MYPEYLVEPMRKELTDAGFQELKTIAEVDSAIPSEGTVFVVVNSVCGCAAANARPAAKAAVKNEKHPDKLVTVFAGMEKDAVDKAREYMLPYPPSSPAMALFKDGKLVHMIERHMIEGRPAQMIADNLVAAFDEYC from the coding sequence ATGTATCCAGAATATTTAGTTGAACCCATGCGTAAGGAGCTTACGGATGCAGGTTTCCAGGAGTTAAAAACCATTGCAGAGGTAGATTCGGCAATTCCTTCTGAAGGAACTGTTTTTGTAGTTGTAAACTCGGTATGTGGTTGTGCTGCAGCAAATGCAAGACCTGCGGCTAAAGCGGCTGTAAAAAATGAAAAACATCCTGACAAACTTGTTACTGTATTTGCAGGTATGGAAAAAGATGCTGTAGATAAAGCACGTGAATACATGTTGCCTTACCCTCCGTCATCACCCGCAATGGCTCTTTTCAAAGACGGTAAATTGGTACACATGATTGAAAGACATATGATCGAAGGTCGCCCGGCACAAATGATAGCAGACAATCTGGTTGCTGCATTTGACGAGTACTGCTAG
- a CDS encoding AAA family ATPase — MANQILKKIAVVGPESTGKSTIAQAIARHFNTVCVPEYAREYCKNLKNEYTLQDEVNMYYGQIALEDSLIPLSQHQVLICDTTILTVKVWCDYLFGDTPEEVKNEIRRRDYDLYLLMDIDLPWEDDPLRDFPNEREHFLAVWKKELDSLEARYSLISGLGEERLKNALKAIEEYG, encoded by the coding sequence ATGGCGAATCAGATTTTAAAGAAAATAGCAGTGGTAGGTCCGGAATCTACAGGAAAATCGACCATTGCACAAGCCATAGCCAGACATTTCAATACAGTATGTGTACCGGAATATGCACGTGAATATTGCAAAAATCTAAAAAATGAATATACTCTGCAGGATGAAGTCAATATGTATTATGGACAGATTGCTCTGGAGGACAGCCTTATTCCACTTTCTCAACATCAAGTCCTGATCTGCGACACGACGATTCTAACCGTCAAGGTATGGTGTGATTATCTGTTTGGAGATACTCCGGAAGAAGTTAAAAATGAGATCAGACGCAGAGATTATGACCTGTACCTGCTGATGGATATCGACCTGCCCTGGGAAGATGATCCTCTTCGTGATTTTCCGAATGAACGGGAGCATTTCCTGGCAGTCTGGAAAAAAGAATTAGACAGCTTAGAAGCCAGATATAGTCTTATTTCAGGATTAGGAGAAGAGAGATTGAAGAATGCCCTGAAAGCTATAGAAGAATACGGATAA
- the ahcY gene encoding adenosylhomocysteinase, with protein sequence MSSIESTYIPYKVKDISLAEWGRKEIELAEAEMPGLMSLREEFGAAKPLKGARIAGCLHMTIQTAVLIETLVELGADVTWSSCNIFSTQDHAAAAIAAAGIPVYAWKGMNAEEFDWCIEQTLYFGEDRQPLNMILDDGGDLTNMVFDKYPELISGIKGLSEETTTGVHRLYERMKNGTLHLPAINVNDSVTKSKFDNKYGCRESLVDAIRRATDLMLAGKVAVVAGYGDVGKGSAESLRSAGVRVIVTEIDPICALQAAMEGFEVKKFADAVKEANIVVTTTGNKDIVRAEHFKTMKDKTVVCNIGHFDNEIDVAWLNTNYGNTKIEIKPQVDKYTIDGNDVILLAEGRLVNLGCATGHPSFVMSNSFTNQTLAQLELWTNTAAYENKVYTLPKHLDEKVARLHLAKIGVELDTLTEDQAAYIGVTVDGPYKADAYRY encoded by the coding sequence ATGTCATCAATAGAAAGCACGTACATACCGTACAAAGTTAAAGATATCAGCCTTGCAGAGTGGGGCCGTAAAGAAATTGAACTGGCAGAAGCTGAAATGCCGGGATTGATGAGTTTGCGAGAGGAATTTGGCGCTGCCAAACCTCTTAAAGGAGCTCGTATTGCGGGATGTCTGCATATGACTATTCAGACAGCGGTATTAATAGAAACTTTGGTCGAGTTGGGAGCCGATGTGACCTGGTCATCATGTAACATCTTTTCTACTCAGGATCATGCGGCGGCGGCTATTGCAGCAGCGGGTATCCCTGTGTATGCATGGAAAGGAATGAATGCGGAAGAATTTGACTGGTGTATCGAACAAACCTTATATTTTGGAGAAGATCGCCAGCCCTTGAATATGATCCTGGATGATGGTGGTGACCTGACAAATATGGTTTTTGATAAATATCCTGAACTTATCAGCGGTATAAAAGGATTATCCGAAGAAACGACTACAGGTGTTCACCGTCTGTATGAGCGTATGAAAAACGGAACATTACACCTGCCTGCAATCAATGTGAATGATTCGGTTACGAAATCTAAATTTGACAATAAATACGGTTGTCGTGAATCATTGGTAGATGCGATTCGTCGTGCAACAGATCTGATGCTGGCGGGTAAAGTCGCGGTAGTAGCAGGTTACGGAGATGTGGGTAAAGGTTCTGCTGAATCTCTGCGTTCAGCCGGAGTACGTGTTATTGTAACAGAAATTGACCCGATCTGTGCGCTTCAGGCAGCTATGGAAGGATTTGAGGTTAAGAAATTTGCTGATGCAGTAAAAGAAGCTAATATCGTGGTGACTACCACCGGAAATAAAGATATCGTTCGTGCTGAGCACTTCAAAACAATGAAAGATAAAACTGTAGTATGTAACATCGGACACTTTGATAATGAAATTGATGTGGCCTGGTTAAATACAAACTACGGTAATACCAAGATTGAGATCAAACCGCAGGTTGATAAATACACCATCGATGGTAATGACGTTATTTTATTGGCAGAAGGTCGTTTAGTCAATCTGGGATGTGCTACAGGACACCCTTCTTTCGTGATGTCCAACTCGTTTACTAATCAGACGCTGGCTCAATTGGAACTGTGGACTAACACAGCTGCTTATGAAAATAAGGTGTATACTTTACCAAAACATCTGGATGAGAAAGTTGCGCGTCTTCACCTGGCAAAAATCGGCGTGGAATTAGATACTTTAACGGAAGATCAGGCTGCTTATATCGGGGTTACGGTTGACGGTCCTTATAAAGCGGATGCTTACCGGTACTAG
- a CDS encoding DUF1501 domain-containing protein, with protein MLNRRAFLKNSGLGLFGIGLMGGIPAFLAEAVAREKLLSPYSKRKVMVCIFQRGAMDGLMAVTPFLDTHLQAARPDLFLSAAKSEGASALIDLDGKYGLHPGMKAFEEVFRENRLAIVHGMGSPNTTRSHFDAQDYMESGTPFEKNTSSGWLNRAVGLLGHDSLTPFSAVSITAALPRSLYGQHEALAISDIKNFKIQGKGVTFNQNAKSFEDLYDNTVNEVLRDTGKESFEAMKMLQSNAVKNYEPANNVTYPGSSLGKSLKQIAQLIKMDVGLEVAFTESNGWDTHFNQGKDTGIFARNVADLSNSIMAFWKDIEAYQDDVTVMTMTEFGRTVHQNGTGGTDHGRGSCNFILGNQVNGGKVHGHMDELAKENLEDGRDLKVTTDFRAIFSEVADRHLRLNDDKILFPDWDGKSIGVMKA; from the coding sequence ATGTTAAACAGACGGGCATTTTTAAAAAATTCAGGATTGGGCCTATTCGGAATAGGTCTGATGGGGGGTATTCCTGCTTTTTTAGCTGAAGCAGTTGCCAGAGAAAAACTACTAAGCCCCTACAGCAAGCGTAAGGTCATGGTCTGTATTTTTCAACGGGGTGCTATGGACGGATTGATGGCTGTAACGCCATTTCTGGATACCCATTTGCAGGCTGCGCGTCCGGATTTATTTTTATCGGCGGCAAAATCGGAAGGAGCATCTGCACTGATTGATCTGGACGGAAAATACGGGCTGCATCCGGGGATGAAAGCATTTGAGGAAGTCTTTCGTGAAAACCGGCTAGCCATCGTTCACGGAATGGGATCTCCTAATACCACACGTTCTCATTTTGATGCGCAGGATTATATGGAGTCAGGTACGCCTTTTGAAAAAAATACCAGCAGCGGGTGGTTGAATCGTGCAGTCGGATTATTGGGACATGATAGTCTGACTCCTTTTTCAGCAGTCAGTATCACGGCAGCGCTACCCCGATCACTATATGGTCAGCATGAAGCTCTGGCAATCAGTGATATTAAGAATTTTAAGATACAGGGCAAAGGGGTGACTTTTAATCAGAATGCAAAGAGCTTTGAAGATCTGTATGATAATACAGTGAATGAAGTCTTACGTGATACCGGTAAGGAAAGCTTTGAAGCGATGAAAATGTTGCAGAGTAATGCCGTTAAAAATTATGAGCCGGCCAATAATGTAACGTATCCGGGAAGTAGTCTGGGTAAGTCTCTGAAGCAAATCGCACAATTGATCAAAATGGATGTGGGGCTGGAAGTTGCGTTTACAGAGAGTAATGGCTGGGATACACATTTTAATCAAGGAAAGGATACCGGAATTTTTGCGCGCAATGTTGCTGATCTTTCCAATTCAATAATGGCTTTCTGGAAAGATATTGAAGCGTATCAGGATGATGTCACCGTCATGACTATGACAGAATTTGGCCGGACTGTACATCAGAATGGTACAGGTGGTACAGATCACGGACGCGGATCCTGCAATTTTATTCTTGGAAATCAGGTGAATGGCGGGAAAGTGCACGGACATATGGACGAACTGGCAAAAGAAAATCTGGAAGACGGGCGTGATCTTAAAGTGACAACCGATTTCCGGGCTATTTTTTCAGAAGTCGCTGACAGACATCTGAGATTAAATGATGATAAAATATTATTCCCCGATTGGGATGGAAAGTCTATCGGTGTAATGAAGGCATAA
- a CDS encoding amidohydrolase, which translates to MDSAFTVAEAFAVKDGKFVSIGSGTAIRQQYTTKEEINANGKAIYPGFYDAHAHFFLLGELLDQVDLMGSKSFEEVITRLQAYHKARPEKKWIIGGGWDQNLWKDKKFPTKELLDKAFPDIPVYLSRVDYHAAVVNSQALRIAKVNDVRTIEGGLIGGENGIPNGILVDNAMDLVSHQIPEAEESAILRTLKVAQDSLLSVGLTTIVDAGLSHIQLEMLKNFYKRDELKIRDYAMVATNPENVSHYLKEGIYDADRLTIRSFKLLADGALGSRGACLLAHYHDAPTKGFLLHSPSAFDTVIRQLANSPFQVNTHAIGDSANRIILDTYGKYLKDNINRRWRIEHAQIIAPGDFHKFRQFHIIPSVQPTHATSDMYWAKDRLGEERLKGAYAYKNLLEEYGMLALGSDFPVEHFNPLYGFHAAVARVDAQGFPQGGFQMENAISREQALRGMTIWAAYSCFQEKQRGSIEKGKDADFVILDKDIMQIPNQELRGTKIIRTVIAGESVFMRK; encoded by the coding sequence GTGGATTCAGCATTTACGGTTGCAGAAGCTTTTGCCGTAAAAGACGGCAAGTTTGTGTCAATAGGATCAGGTACAGCTATCCGGCAGCAGTATACGACAAAAGAAGAGATTAATGCAAACGGCAAAGCCATTTATCCCGGATTTTACGATGCACATGCTCACTTTTTCCTACTCGGTGAATTATTGGATCAGGTAGATCTGATGGGTAGTAAATCATTTGAGGAAGTAATAACCCGTCTACAGGCTTATCATAAAGCACGCCCCGAAAAAAAATGGATTATCGGAGGAGGATGGGATCAAAATCTTTGGAAGGATAAGAAATTTCCAACGAAAGAACTGTTAGATAAAGCGTTTCCAGATATCCCGGTATACCTTTCCCGCGTAGATTATCATGCTGCTGTAGTTAACTCTCAGGCACTTCGTATTGCAAAAGTCAACGATGTACGTACTATCGAAGGAGGACTTATAGGCGGAGAAAACGGAATTCCGAATGGTATACTAGTCGACAATGCCATGGACCTGGTCAGTCATCAGATTCCGGAAGCGGAAGAATCTGCTATTCTTCGAACACTGAAGGTCGCTCAGGATTCACTCCTGTCTGTAGGGCTGACTACTATTGTCGATGCCGGGCTCTCGCATATCCAATTAGAAATGCTGAAGAATTTCTACAAGAGGGATGAATTAAAAATCAGAGACTATGCTATGGTAGCCACCAATCCGGAGAATGTAAGTCACTATCTGAAAGAAGGCATATATGATGCAGATAGGCTCACAATCCGTTCTTTTAAGCTATTGGCAGACGGAGCGTTAGGATCCAGAGGAGCCTGTCTTCTGGCACATTACCATGACGCTCCGACAAAAGGATTTCTGCTACATAGTCCTTCGGCATTTGATACCGTGATCCGGCAATTGGCAAACAGTCCTTTTCAGGTCAATACACATGCTATCGGAGATTCGGCTAACCGGATTATATTAGATACTTACGGAAAATATTTAAAAGACAATATCAACCGCCGCTGGCGCATAGAGCATGCACAGATCATTGCACCTGGTGATTTTCACAAATTCAGACAATTCCATATTATTCCATCGGTACAGCCCACTCATGCTACCTCAGATATGTACTGGGCCAAGGATCGTTTAGGAGAGGAAAGGCTCAAAGGAGCATACGCTTACAAAAATCTCTTGGAAGAGTACGGCATGCTGGCTTTGGGAAGTGATTTCCCTGTTGAACATTTTAATCCGCTTTATGGATTTCATGCTGCTGTAGCACGAGTGGATGCTCAAGGATTTCCGCAGGGAGGATTTCAAATGGAAAATGCCATCAGCCGTGAACAGGCCTTACGTGGTATGACCATATGGGCTGCTTATTCCTGCTTTCAGGAAAAACAACGGGGAAGTATAGAAAAAGGAAAAGATGCTGATTTTGTTATTCTGGATAAAGATATTATGCAGATTCCTAATCAGGAACTCAGAGGCACAAAGATTATACGGACTGTGATTGCAGGCGAGAGCGTATTCATGCGGAAATAG
- a CDS encoding ribonuclease H-like YkuK family protein has translation MNWQKYNGEYIRIPITDAVEEIIARETRLGNKLKVYIGTDSQVKRGTIDFATVIVFLREHKGGFMFIHKDKRTHLMSIKERMLLEVQKSIEIAYHLCPLLDQYHVDLEVHADINTNPNFQSNVALKEAMGYIMGMGFVFKAKPESFASTNCANKLVQ, from the coding sequence ATGAATTGGCAAAAATACAATGGCGAATACATTCGCATTCCTATTACCGATGCCGTTGAAGAAATCATTGCCCGGGAAACAAGGCTCGGCAACAAACTCAAGGTTTACATCGGCACCGACTCTCAGGTCAAACGGGGGACCATCGACTTCGCGACAGTCATCGTCTTCCTCCGAGAGCACAAAGGCGGATTCATGTTCATCCATAAAGACAAGCGAACCCACCTCATGAGCATTAAAGAGCGGATGCTTCTTGAAGTTCAGAAATCCATAGAAATCGCCTACCACCTCTGCCCCCTCCTCGATCAATACCATGTGGATCTCGAAGTCCACGCCGACATCAACACCAATCCAAATTTCCAATCCAACGTTGCGCTCAAAGAAGCCATGGGTTATATTATGGGAATGGGATTTGTGTTCAAAGCAAAACCGGAATCCTTCGCCAGTACAAATTGTGCCAATAAACTGGTACAGTAA
- a CDS encoding DUF1800 domain-containing protein, which produces MKVMIRIAVVLFISLSFLPGSYSQEVKVKGSFPYKQKGLTEKEAIVHLLSRFTYGFDQQQIEKVEKQGLEKWFRQQLEGNIKDDRLNNLMDNYADVLLSNRAIDSLYPRSARVRRQAVKEGFISKDSIDNSKQYYKEAIRKFMEVKGYRPENELNRQFLASKIVRAVYSQNQLREVMTDFWFNHFNVSFTKGQAAPFIPNYEAYVIRPNALGDFQDLLLATAKAPAMLMYLDNFSSVADNPKSKGKKGLNENYARELMELHTLGVDGGYTQKDVTEAARVLTGWTIYPMQGYGNVQKENIANNKNNVTEGDFLFLANRHDKGTKTVLAHTFSNKGYEEGVELLKMLASKPQTAEFIVHKLAVRFVSDNPSPVLVNRMKDAFLKNNGDISAVLTMMVYSPEFWDKKTIDQKIKTPFELAISAVRGLDADVNNPIKLNNWVTRMGEQKYHYIAPTGFPDKSDYWINTGSLLNRMNFGLSFTSENNSGVEVDLMRVTEGREPESAEQALEVFGRKLLPDADMDALKKRLTPLLTQQDLQEKVSAASQKNRDKGMMQDDPAQVQKISTKNKNQTNAMLAQIVGLIIGSPEFQRR; this is translated from the coding sequence ATGAAAGTTATGATAAGAATTGCTGTAGTTCTGTTTATTTCTCTTTCTTTTCTTCCCGGAAGTTACAGTCAGGAAGTGAAAGTCAAAGGCAGTTTTCCGTATAAACAAAAAGGACTCACTGAAAAGGAGGCCATTGTACATCTGCTTAGCCGTTTTACCTATGGTTTTGATCAGCAACAGATCGAAAAAGTAGAAAAGCAGGGATTGGAAAAATGGTTTAGACAACAGCTTGAGGGCAATATAAAGGACGATCGGCTGAATAATCTAATGGATAATTATGCAGATGTATTATTAAGCAATCGTGCGATTGATTCCCTCTATCCGCGCTCAGCCCGCGTCCGAAGACAAGCTGTCAAGGAAGGTTTTATTTCAAAGGATTCCATTGATAACAGCAAGCAGTATTATAAAGAGGCGATTCGAAAATTTATGGAAGTAAAAGGTTACAGACCTGAAAACGAATTAAATCGTCAGTTTCTGGCTTCTAAAATAGTACGAGCTGTATATAGTCAGAATCAGCTTCGTGAAGTAATGACCGATTTCTGGTTTAATCACTTTAATGTATCTTTTACTAAAGGGCAGGCGGCTCCGTTTATACCCAATTATGAGGCTTATGTCATCAGACCCAATGCCTTAGGAGATTTTCAGGATCTGCTTCTGGCAACAGCTAAAGCCCCGGCTATGCTGATGTATCTGGACAATTTTTCAAGTGTTGCCGATAACCCCAAAAGCAAGGGAAAAAAGGGACTAAATGAAAATTATGCACGTGAACTGATGGAACTGCATACATTGGGTGTAGACGGAGGATATACGCAAAAAGATGTGACAGAAGCGGCTCGTGTTCTCACAGGCTGGACAATCTATCCGATGCAAGGCTATGGAAATGTACAGAAGGAGAATATCGCTAACAATAAGAATAATGTAACGGAGGGTGATTTTTTGTTTTTGGCTAACCGCCACGATAAAGGAACAAAAACCGTATTAGCCCATACCTTTAGCAATAAGGGGTATGAAGAAGGAGTGGAATTATTAAAAATGCTGGCGTCAAAACCACAGACAGCAGAATTTATCGTTCATAAACTTGCTGTTCGGTTTGTATCCGATAATCCTTCTCCGGTATTGGTAAACCGTATGAAGGATGCTTTTCTGAAAAATAACGGCGATATTTCAGCTGTATTGACGATGATGGTGTATTCTCCCGAATTTTGGGATAAGAAAACGATTGATCAAAAAATAAAAACACCTTTTGAGTTAGCAATCAGTGCGGTCAGAGGCCTGGATGCAGATGTGAACAATCCTATCAAACTTAATAACTGGGTAACCCGGATGGGGGAGCAGAAGTATCATTATATCGCTCCTACAGGTTTTCCGGACAAATCGGACTATTGGATCAATACAGGGTCTTTATTGAACAGGATGAATTTCGGACTATCTTTTACTTCAGAAAATAATTCGGGAGTAGAAGTTGATCTGATGCGGGTCACAGAAGGTAGAGAACCTGAAAGTGCCGAACAGGCACTGGAAGTATTTGGCCGGAAGCTTTTGCCGGATGCAGATATGGATGCGCTGAAAAAGAGACTGACACCTTTACTGACACAGCAGGATCTGCAGGAGAAAGTATCAGCAGCCTCGCAGAAAAACAGAGATAAAGGCATGATGCAGGATGATCCTGCACAGGTACAGAAGATAAGTACAAAGAATAAGAATCAGACCAATGCTATGCTGGCACAGATTGTAGGACTTATTATAGGTTCTCCGGAGTTTCAGCGGCGGTAA
- the upp gene encoding uracil phosphoribosyltransferase: MVTILTKQNSIANQYIAELRDVKIQQDRMRFRRNLERIGEVMAYEISKTLEYRQHFVDTPLGVADTHVPSDYPVLGTIIRAGLPFHQGFLNVFDQADNAFIAAYRHTKKSGEFEIHKKYTNTPNLDDRVVIIADPMLATGRSLVLCCKDLLADYNIKELHIAVVIASEEGVQHVRAFLPEAQLWIGAVDNELTSKAYIVPGLGDAGDLAYGNKE, from the coding sequence ATGGTGACGATTCTTACAAAGCAAAACAGCATTGCCAACCAGTATATTGCAGAACTCAGAGATGTAAAAATACAACAGGACAGAATGCGCTTCAGACGCAATCTTGAACGCATAGGTGAAGTCATGGCATACGAGATCAGCAAGACATTGGAATACCGTCAGCATTTTGTAGACACTCCTTTAGGTGTTGCTGACACACATGTCCCTTCGGATTACCCGGTATTGGGTACGATTATACGTGCCGGTCTTCCTTTTCACCAGGGATTCCTGAATGTATTTGATCAGGCTGATAATGCATTTATTGCAGCATACCGGCACACCAAGAAAAGCGGAGAGTTTGAGATCCATAAAAAATATACCAATACCCCTAATCTGGATGATCGTGTGGTGATTATTGCAGATCCTATGCTGGCCACAGGTCGCAGTCTGGTCCTCTGTTGTAAAGACCTTCTTGCGGATTATAATATCAAAGAGTTACATATAGCAGTGGTCATTGCATCCGAAGAAGGTGTCCAGCACGTCAGAGCTTTTCTTCCGGAAGCACAACTATGGATCGGAGCGGTAGATAATGAACTTACAAGCAAAGCATATATCGTACCCGGATTAGGAGATGCAGGTGATCTGGCCTACGGAAATAAAGAGTAA